The following coding sequences lie in one Monomorium pharaonis isolate MP-MQ-018 chromosome 1, ASM1337386v2, whole genome shotgun sequence genomic window:
- the LOC105840316 gene encoding uncharacterized serine-rich protein C215.13-like: MAQNYLNCDISLIPIITLSDSDTIKSRNEGGESSSSSASPPPPPPTPALKQNQSDEIITISDSEESNIAQNKIGKTSSLSSSSFLPLSRKRQLSRFPSSSSLPPSSSLSSLLSPSFETVTSSMLEEIPATTVSSSSSSPSFETVTSSMLKEIPATTVSSSSLSPSIETLSLLEIPTTTISSSSLSSSLSPILSRRQLQQLERQQLGRNELEEEIEEDFHLYFEGPKEYKDASSTVTSIPS; the protein is encoded by the coding sequence atggctcaaaattatttaaattgtgatATATCTTTAATCCCGATAATTACATTATCGGATTCGGACACAATAAAATCACGAAATGAAGGTGGagaatcgtcgtcgtcgtcggcgtcgccaccgccaccaccaccgaCACCGGccttaaaacaaaatcaatcagacgaaattattactatatctGACTCGGAAGAGTCAAATATTGCACAAAACAAGATAGGAAAaacgtcgtcgttgtcgtcgtcgtcattttTACCGTTGTCGAGAAAACGGCAATTGTCGCGATTTCCATCCTCATCGTCGTTACCGCCATCGTCGTCTTTGTCATCGTTGTTGTCGCCATCGTTCGAGACGGTGACATCGTCTATGCTGGAGGAGATACCAGCGACAACAgtatcgtcatcgtcgtcgtcgccatCGTTCGAGACGGTGACATCGTCTATGCTGAAGGAGATACCAGCGACAACAGtatcgtcatcgtcgttgtCGCCATCGATCGAGACATTGTCCTTGTTGGAGATACCAACGACAACGATATCGTCATCGTCATTGTCGTCGAGCTTATCACCGATATTAAGTCGACGACAATTACAACAATTGGAACGACAACAGCTAGGGAGAAACGAATTAGAGGAAGAGATCGAGGAAGACTTCCATCTTTACTTTGAAGGCCCGAAGGAGTACAAGGATGCGTCGTCAACAGTGACATCGATTCCATCTTGA